The proteins below are encoded in one region of Halorhodospira halochloris:
- a CDS encoding DUF4224 domain-containing protein yields the protein MLLTDREIRQLTGRKRFAAQCRALGRMGLPHDRDPDGRPLVLREVVMERLGGEKPSQEWEPGRC from the coding sequence ATGCTATTAACTGACAGAGAAATCAGACAGCTCACCGGGCGGAAGCGGTTCGCCGCACAGTGCCGCGCCCTTGGCAGGATGGGACTGCCACATGATAGAGACCCGGATGGCCGTCCGCTAGTATTGCGGGAGGTAGTTATGGAAAGATTAGGTGGAGAGAAGCCATCGCAAGAGTGGGAGCCTGGAAGATGCTGA
- a CDS encoding helix-turn-helix transcriptional regulator — protein MNHKDRKGQEHLPSYAEQVSVVLRTLRALFNMSQSDLAKASQVSRPTINRVETLRDVDKVRTSTLEALLAVFRRLGVQVQLDEGGLVLSLPMESLMTAIKSGRSQADKEDIVALMVELNRNIRLGDPPALTQEEIRKLKYSSKGSRSKESEE, from the coding sequence ATGAATCACAAGGACAGAAAAGGTCAAGAGCATCTGCCAAGTTACGCTGAACAGGTTTCGGTGGTGCTTCGGACTCTCCGCGCGCTTTTCAATATGAGCCAATCGGACCTAGCCAAGGCTTCGCAGGTTTCGCGACCAACCATCAATAGGGTCGAGACGCTTAGAGATGTCGACAAGGTTAGGACAAGCACACTGGAAGCATTGCTGGCGGTTTTCCGCCGCCTTGGTGTCCAGGTCCAGCTCGATGAGGGCGGGTTGGTTCTCTCGCTACCAATGGAGAGCCTGATGACGGCGATTAAGTCAGGTAGGAGTCAGGCAGATAAAGAGGATATCGTGGCTCTGATGGTCGAACTGAATAGAAATATCAGGCTCGGGGACCCTCCCGCGCTGACCCAGGAAGAAATTAGGAAGTTGAAGTACTCGAGCAAAGGCTCCCGGTCGAAGGAGTCGGAGGAGTGA
- a CDS encoding DUF6932 family protein: MTIPNWNHQGVLPPYVGSQTGSDGRSPYPTTLVEVLEHFGTSPERCKVLRGFLDYRQELYSIGVKQGFQWVNGSFAENVEILEERPPEDVDVVTFFAVPSGESQQTLLEKTRTYSIQPQ, encoded by the coding sequence ATGACGATCCCGAACTGGAACCATCAGGGGGTCCTCCCCCCTTACGTAGGGAGTCAGACTGGTTCCGATGGCCGCTCTCCCTATCCGACGACACTTGTCGAAGTGTTAGAGCACTTTGGCACTTCCCCTGAGCGATGCAAAGTCCTTCGTGGGTTTCTCGACTATCGGCAGGAGCTGTACAGCATCGGGGTTAAGCAGGGATTCCAGTGGGTGAACGGCAGCTTCGCGGAGAATGTGGAGATTCTCGAGGAGCGCCCCCCAGAGGACGTGGACGTAGTGACTTTTTTTGCGGTGCCTTCGGGAGAGAGCCAGCAAACGCTCTTGGAAAAAACGCGGACGTATTCCATCCAGCCTCAGTAA
- a CDS encoding tyrosine-type recombinase/integrase, which produces MERSHRKSGSLEDAELEALRRVANVRIKAIIDIAYLTALRKGDLLNLRLSDLYDDWIQCRVGKTGQEVRIGWSDALREAVSRARKLARRGGFEPPTF; this is translated from the coding sequence GTGGAGAGAAGCCATCGCAAGAGTGGGAGCCTGGAAGATGCTGAGCTTGAAGCCCTGCGCAGGGTGGCTAATGTAAGAATCAAGGCAATCATTGATATCGCTTACCTGACTGCTCTACGCAAAGGCGATCTGCTTAACCTGCGCTTATCGGATCTGTACGACGATTGGATTCAATGCCGAGTCGGCAAGACAGGTCAGGAGGTCAGGATTGGTTGGAGTGACGCGTTGCGAGAAGCTGTTAGCCGAGCTCGTAAATTGGCGCGCCGGGGAGGATTCGAACCCCCAACCTTCTGA